The genomic interval CGTAGCGCAATAGTTATTGTAGGAAACGATCATTGAAAGCTCAAGTGCAAGAACATTTTTCGGCGGTCGACAGCGCCCCGCGCGGGGTGCTGAAAGGTAGCGGATATCCACAGAGGGCGCGGCGTGCCGCGCTGTCGCCCACGGCATGTCGGTATCGATGCCGAAGGAATCAGGGAAACCCGGAAGTACTACCGAGCCGAACGCTTCGCCGGGAACGTCACCGGAGGGACGGAAGGCCTGGCCGGAAGCGGCAACGAACATCTCGTCTCGTCATCACCCGCTCTTCCTCGTAAACATCGGTTTGGCGGCCTCGATCCAGGGTACGGCCATCGACGTCCGCACGGGGGCGTTGCGGGCAAATCGGTCGAAAGTCTGTGTTCGCACTATTGCGAATGCGCAGCACAGGCTCCGCCCCAGGGCGATTCGTCGATACGGCGGTGTTCGGCTGTCTACCCGCGTGGACCGGCGGCGAGGGCGACCGTCGTCGCGGCGGCCTGTTCCGCCTCCGCCACCGAGCATCGGCCCAGGCCACAGGCGGTCGCTATGCCGTAGGCCGGGCGGCCCGCCGCCGCCTCGAACAGGTCACGGGCGCGGGCACTCTCGTCGCCCGGGTCCGAGGAGGCCACCCCGGCGATCACCCGCCAGCCCGGATCGAGTTCGCGCAGCGGCGCGTAGAAACCCGGGTCCAGCGGCGCCGGCTCGGCGCCGAACGCGCACGGCACGTGCACCGGCGGCAGCGGGACCCCCGCCTTGTGCAGTCGTCGCGCGGTGTGATTGAGCAGCGTGACCGCCGGGGCGAGATCGCGCGGCGACAGCAGGCTCTTGTGCTGATAGTCGCCGTAGCACAGGTGCACGACCCGGTCCGCGCCGATCGCTTCCATGCGCCCGAGGAACCCGGCGAGCTGCCCGGCGACGAGTGGCGCCACCGCCCACTGGGAGCGCAGCTGCTGGGCTTTGACCATGCTGAGCAACGCGAGCGGCGACTCCACCTGCCAGACGACGCTGTCGCCGTAGCGCTGCTGGACCTCGGTCATCTCCCGCAGCACCGCCTCGGTGAACACCGGCAGATTGCGCAGCGCGGCGATGACGACTCCGCTGTGCCGCAGCGCCCTTCCGACCGGCAACCCGGCCGAAACCGCCGCCCCGGCGAAGACGAACATCGCCAGATCCAGCGGATTCGGCTGACTAATCTGCACTTTTACTCCAGCCAGCGCCGGTCGCTCGCTCCGCAGCGTCTGCCAGGCCGCGACGACGTCGCCGATGCGCTCGACGCGGTCCATGGCCACGTGCTCGGGCTGCAGCTTACGGCCCTGTCGCACACCGTAGCTGGGGAAAGCGCTGTAATCGGCGTAGTCACCGGCTGCGACGATCTCGAAGACATCATGCTTTTCACGGGTCCGTAGGTACTCGATGATCCAGTCGGGGTCCAGATCACACGGCACGCCCGTCACCGGGTTGCCCGCGGCGTGGTCGGCGAACCACTGCAGTACGGCCCTGTTTCCCGTCATCAATTCTCTCGGAAGAGACCCGACAAAGTGTGCGTACCTGGCCTGATGCGGCTCTGCTGTGCTGTTCATGCGGGCCCTGCCATCCGTTGCTCGAGCCGGGCGCTCGGCCCGGCCACGTCGTTCGTCAGCCTTTCCAGGGTACCCGCGCATACCGCCCCGCTACTCCCGTTCCTGAGAGACGACCGCATCGCACCAGCTCGGCGCGGTTTCGGGCAACCTCCCAATAGCATTAGCGGGCAACGGTTTTCACGACCAACCGCGAACCGGGCGCGAACATCGGCCGAACGCGCCGGGTCCGGCTCCGGCTCCCGGCAACCGCATCGACGGCCCCCGAACGCCATCCGGCGGCACCGGAATCGCCACGGTGCCGCCGGAGTGAGCCGGAGCGCTACCCCGCCGCCAGCGGGGTGAGGCAGCTCGCCGGCGGATCGACGAAGATGCACAGCGACGGCGCGTGCGAGGGCCGGTACCCGGCGGGGACGCCGCCCTCGGCGACGATCCGCGAATAGGCGCCCACGGCGTCGGTGGGGCGGCGGGTGAGCGACGGATCGGTGCGCACGTCGACCGTGTAGAGGCCGAAACGTGGTGTGTAGCTGCCCCATTCGTAGTTGTCGGTGATGCTCCAGTAGTTGTAGCCGATGACGTTCATCCCGTCGGCCTTGGCGCGCTGCAGCCAGTACACGGTGTCGCGGAGGTGATCAGCGCGGGTGTAGCCGTCGGCGCGGGGCAGGCCGTTCTCGGTGGGCATGCCGTTCTCCACGACGTAGAGCGGCTTGCCCGGAAAGCGCTTCGAATAGTGTTGCAGCGCATAGTAGATGCCCTCCGTACGCAACGGCATCTCCCAGATGCGCGGCCCCGGCAGGGTCGGGATCGCCGAGCCGCTGGCCCGGGAGATGGCGCCGAGCAGCGACTGCGCCGGATCGAAGCCGAAATAGTAGTCCACGCCCACGAAGTCGAGCCGGGCCGCGACCCGGTCGGCGAACGCGCCGTTGACCTGGTCCTCGGAACCGGCGACGTAGCCGACGTTGGCGGTCACCTGCGCGCCGGGCTGCACCTGGTGGATGTAGTCGTAGATGTCGTTGTGGGCCTGGACGATTCGGTCCTGCATGCTGCCCGCGTCGGCGGCGCCGCCGCGGATCTCGTGCTGGATGTAGGCCGCGGGTTCGTTCACGGTGACCCACAACGGGTTTCGCGAGGCGTAGCGGTCGACCACCGCGCGCATATTGGCCAGCCAGTCGCCGACCATGCCCGCGCCGCGCCAGCCGCCGCGATCCGCCGCCCAGCCGGGGTACACCCAGTGATCGAGGGTGATCATCGGCCGCATACCCGCCGCGACGATATTCGCCACGACGTCGTCGTAGAAGCGGAAGGCGTTCTCGTCCCAGACGCCGGGCTCGGGCTGCAGTCGCGCCCATTCGACACCCACCCGGAACACCCGCACGCCCATGTCGGCGGCCAGGCGAATGTCCGACGCGTACCGCTCGGTGAAGTCGACCGAATCCTGTAGTGGCTCGAAGCCGGGGTTCTTGGCGATGTAGCGCGTCCAATTACTGTCCGGCGCACGGCCTTCGGACTGGAATCCGGAACTCGCCACACCCCACAGGAAACCCGCGTCGAGTGGTGTCAGGGCGGCCGCCCGCAACGGCGGGGCGGCCAGGGACTGCGTACCGAGCAGCAGAGTCGACGCGATGACGACGAACGCGGCCAGGACACATCGTTGAAACCGAGATCGCATCGGCTCAGCGTAACGGCCCGCACCCGGTCGACGCCGGAGATCGCGGCTAGTCGATACAGCCGCAAAGGTTTCCGCGATTGACCGCCGCCCGACCGGGTAGCCGAGACAACGACACGCCTCAGCGAGGAAAGGAGTCCCTGGTGGTAGACGAAATCAGGGCGGCGCCGGCCCGGGAACGCCCGGTGGGCGAGCTGGTCGGCGACGCCTCCGAGCAACTGTCCCGCCTGGTCCGCGACGAGATGCGGCTGGCCGTCGCCGAGCTGCAGCAGAAGGGTAAGCGCACCGGAGTCGGGGCGGGCCTGTTCGGCGTCGCAGCCGTGCTGGCGTTCTACGGCGGCGCGGCCCTGGTGGCCTGTGTCGTGCTGGCGCTGGCGTCGGCGCTCGCCGGGTGGCTGGCGGCGCTGCTCGTCGGTGTGGCGCTGCTGCTGGTCGCGGGAGTGACGGCGCTGATCGGGGTCAAGCAGGTGCGCGCCGCGACGCCACCGGTCCCGCAGGAGGCAGTGAGCGGCGTGCAGACCGATATCGAGACGATGAAGGAAGGACTGCGCCGATGACCGGATCACATCGCGACACGGACGCCGAGGCGGCGACGCCGACCGAACCGGATGCCATCAGACGCGACATCGAGCGGACCCGCGCGGAACTCGGCGAGACTGTGGACGCATTGGCGCACAAGGCCGACGTCTCCGCCCGCGCCAAGGAGAAACTGCACGACACCTCGACCGCCGCACAGGCCAAGGCGAGTGAGTTGTCGGCACGGGCCGAGGACGCCGCCGGCCGGGCGATCGCCACGACCGAGGCGCGCGCCGACCAGGCCGGCGCGGCCGTGCGCCGTCGTCCGCTACCCGCCGCCGCGGCGGCCGCCGCGGCCGCGCTCCTGGTCACCTGGCGTCTGATGCGGCGCCGCAACCGCAAAGAACGGGCGTCGTGATGAAGCTGCTCTACAAACCGCTGGGCATGCTCGTCGGCGTCCTGGGTGGCCTGGCCGCGTCCGCCGTTTTCGCGCACACCTGGAAGCTGCTGACCGGCGAGGACGACGCGCCCGCCGCCACCGACCGCGACCGCGGCTGGGGCGAAATCGTGGCCGCGGCCGCCCTGCAGGGCGCGGTCTTCGCCACCGTGCGAGCCGTCATCGACCGCGGCGGCGCCGCCGGGTTCCGCAAGGTCACCGGCACCTGGCCAGCGGACTGAAAGACATACGACGCGTTGCAACGACGACGCCGGGCCGTCCCCTGTGGGGGCAGCCCGGCGTCGTCGGTGGAATCAGCGGAGGTCGAAGCGGTCGTTGTTCGCCACCTTGACCCAGGCGGCGACGAAATCGTTCACGAACCGCTGCTCGGCGCCCTGCTGGGCGTACACCTCGGCCACCGCGCGCAGCACCGAGTGCGAACCGAAGACGAGGTCGTTGGCGGTGGCGGTCCACTTGGCCGCGCCGGATTTCCGATCGAAGCCCTCGTAGACGTTCTCCGCCGACTCCGACGCCTTCCACTCGGTGTTCTGATCGAGCAGATTGACGAAGAAGTCGGTGGTCAGCGTGCCCGGCCGGTCGGTGAACACGCCGTGCGCGCTGCCGCCGTAGTTGGCGCCGAGCGCGCGCAGTCCGCCGATCAGTACCGTCAACTCCGGCGCGGTGACGTCGAGCATGTAGGCGCGGTCGAGCAGCAGCCGCTCCAGCGGCGCCTTCTCACCGGGGCGCACATAGTTGCGGAAGCCGTCGGCCCGCGGCTCGAGCACCGCGAACGACTCCACATCGGTGTTCTCCTGTGTCGCGTCCGTGCGCCCCGGCGCGAACGGCACCGTGATGTCCTGGCCCGCGTCCTTGGCCGCCTTCTCGATCGCCGCCGATCCGGCGAGGATGATCAGATCCGCCAGCGAGACCTTCTTACCCCCGGTCGCCGAGTCGTTGAACTCCCGCTGGATCTGTTCCAGCACGGGCAGCACCTTCGCCAGTTCGGCCGGTTCGTTGACCTCCCAATTCTTCTGCGGCTCCAGCCGGATCCGGGCGCCGTTGGCGCCACCGCGCTTGTCGGTGCTGCGGAAGCTGGCCGCCGACGCCCACGCCGTCTTCACCAGTTGCGGCACCGACAGGCCCGACTCGAGGACCTTGCCCTTCAGCGCCGCGATGTCCTGCTCGTCGATCAGCGCGTGGTCGACGTCCGGCACCGGGTCCTGCCACAGCTGCGGCTCGGGGACCCACGGGCCCAGGTAGCGGCTGATCGGTCCCATGTCGCGGTGCAGCAGCTTGTACCAGGCCTTCGCGAACGCCTCGGACAGCTCCTCCGGGTGCTCCAGCCAGCGGCTGGTGATCTCCCGGTAGATCGGGTCCTCGCGCAGGGCCAGGTCGGTGGTCAGCATGGTGGGCGTCCGCGCGGGGCCGTCGAACGGGTCGGGGATGGTGCCCTCGCCCGCGCCGTCCTTCGGCTTCCACTGCCATGCCCCCGCCGGGCTCTTGGTCAGCTCCCACTCGTAGCCGTACAGGTTCTGCAGAAAACCGTTGCCCCACTTGGTCGGAGTGGAGGTCCAGACGACCTCGAGGCCGCTGGTGATGGCGTCGCGGCCCTTGCCCGAGCCGTAGCTGCTCTTCCAGCCCAGGCCCTGCTGCTCGATCGGAGCGCCCTCGGGCTCGGCGCCGACCAGGTCGGGGTCGCCCGCGCCGTGGGTCTTGCCGAAGCTGTGCCCGCCGACGATCAGCGCCGCGGTCTCCTCGTCGTTCATGGCCATGCGGCCGAAGGTCTCCCGGATGTCGCGAGCGGCGGCCACCGGGTCCGGACGGCCGTTGGGGCCTTCCGGATTCACGTAGATCAGGCCCATCTGGACCGCGCCGAGCGGACCGGCCAGCTCGCGGTCACCGCTGTAGCGCTCGTCGCCGAGCCAGGTGTCCTCCGGACCCCAGAAGACCTCCTCCGGCTCCCAGATGTCGGGGCGGCCGAATCCGAAACCGAAGGTCTGGAAGCCCATCGACTCGAGCGCCACATTGCCGGCGAACACCAGCAGGTCCGCCCAGGAGATGCTGTTGCCGTACTTCTGCTTGACCGGCCACAGCAGGCGGCGGGCCTTGTCCAGGTTGGCGTTGTCGGGCCAGCTGTTCAGCGGTGCGAAACGCTGTGCGCCCTGCCCGCCGCCGCCGCGCCCGTCGGCGATGCGGTAGGTGCCCGCCGCGTGCCAGCTCATCCGGATGAACAGGCCGCCGTAGTTGCCGTAGTCGGCCGGCCACCAGTCCTGCGAATCGGTCAGGACCGCCGCGACATCGGCCTTGAGCGCGTCGACGTCGAGCTTGGCGAATTCCTTCGCGTAGTCGAAGTCCTCGCCCAGCGGGTTCGATTTGGACGAGTGGGCGTGCAGCACCGAGACGTCGATCTGCTCCGGCCACCAGTCCCTGTTGGTGCGCGGCCGGTGGTCGGTCTTGGCGGTCGGGGACGGGATCGCCGGGTTCTCGCTCTCGCTGTTGCTTCGAGTCGCGGTGTCGGAAGCGGGTGGGCGGCTATCTGATGTCACGTCATTCCTTCCTGAATGGGTGATGCGGGCTGCGGTCAAGGACGTTGTGATGCCGCGCAATCGGGGCACATGCCCCAGTAGATGACTTCTGCTTCGTCGATCGAGTAACCACGGTCGTCGGACGCGGTCAGGCAGGGCGCCGCACCGACCGCGCAGTCGACGTCGGCGATCGCCCCGCACGACCGGCACACGACGTGATGGTGGTTGTCACCGACGCGCGCCTCGTACCGGGCCACCGACCCGGACGGCTGGATGCACCGCAGCAGACCGGCCGCGGTGAGCGTGCGCAGCGAGTCGTACACCGCCTGATGCGACACCGTGGACAGCTGATCGCGCACGGCGCGGATGACGGAATCCGTATCGGCGTGCGGATGCCCGTGCACCGCACGCAGTACCGCGACCCGCGGCGCGGTCACGCGCAGCGAAACCCCCCGCAGCATCTCCTGGAACTCCGTGGCCGTTGGCACCTTTGGAAGTGTCGTCCCCATTCTGGAACGAGTCAAGCATTTGATTCGGAACGGGCGATGTCCCCGAGTGCGCGCGGGAAAGTGCCTACCAGGATTCGATCAAGGGCGCGTCGTGCTCGTGCCGCCGCCACTGCTCGGTGAGGCGGCCGAGCCGCGCGGGCGAGGCCATGCCGCAGACGGACGCGATCTTGTCGCCACGAACCTCGAGCACGGCGACGCCCACCACGCGGTCGTCGAGCACGGCGATGACCGCCGGGGCGCCGTTGATCACTCCGGTATGGATGGCCGGGGAGCCGCCGGCGAGTTTGCGTTTCGCCGGAGTCGGTTTGAACGCGGCACGGGTCGCGGCGGCGAACCGCTCCGGAACCGAGTACCGCAGCAGCTTGTCGTTCAGCCCCGCTCCGTCGGAGACCGCGGTCGCGTCGGCGGTCAGCAGCGCCACCAGCCGTTCGGTCCGGCCCGAGGCGGCGGCATCGACGAACGCCGCCGCGATCCGGTGCGCCGCGGCGC from Nocardia wallacei carries:
- a CDS encoding family 1 glycosylhydrolase gives rise to the protein MRSRFQRCVLAAFVVIASTLLLGTQSLAAPPLRAAALTPLDAGFLWGVASSGFQSEGRAPDSNWTRYIAKNPGFEPLQDSVDFTERYASDIRLAADMGVRVFRVGVEWARLQPEPGVWDENAFRFYDDVVANIVAAGMRPMITLDHWVYPGWAADRGGWRGAGMVGDWLANMRAVVDRYASRNPLWVTVNEPAAYIQHEIRGGAADAGSMQDRIVQAHNDIYDYIHQVQPGAQVTANVGYVAGSEDQVNGAFADRVAARLDFVGVDYYFGFDPAQSLLGAISRASGSAIPTLPGPRIWEMPLRTEGIYYALQHYSKRFPGKPLYVVENGMPTENGLPRADGYTRADHLRDTVYWLQRAKADGMNVIGYNYWSITDNYEWGSYTPRFGLYTVDVRTDPSLTRRPTDAVGAYSRIVAEGGVPAGYRPSHAPSLCIFVDPPASCLTPLAAG
- a CDS encoding phage holin family protein, whose translation is MVDEIRAAPARERPVGELVGDASEQLSRLVRDEMRLAVAELQQKGKRTGVGAGLFGVAAVLAFYGGAALVACVVLALASALAGWLAALLVGVALLLVAGVTALIGVKQVRAATPPVPQEAVSGVQTDIETMKEGLRR
- a CDS encoding DUF3618 domain-containing protein; this encodes MTGSHRDTDAEAATPTEPDAIRRDIERTRAELGETVDALAHKADVSARAKEKLHDTSTAAQAKASELSARAEDAAGRAIATTEARADQAGAAVRRRPLPAAAAAAAAALLVTWRLMRRRNRKERAS
- a CDS encoding DUF4235 domain-containing protein, translating into MKLLYKPLGMLVGVLGGLAASAVFAHTWKLLTGEDDAPAATDRDRGWGEIVAAAALQGAVFATVRAVIDRGGAAGFRKVTGTWPAD
- the katG gene encoding catalase/peroxidase HPI encodes the protein MTSDSRPPASDTATRSNSESENPAIPSPTAKTDHRPRTNRDWWPEQIDVSVLHAHSSKSNPLGEDFDYAKEFAKLDVDALKADVAAVLTDSQDWWPADYGNYGGLFIRMSWHAAGTYRIADGRGGGGQGAQRFAPLNSWPDNANLDKARRLLWPVKQKYGNSISWADLLVFAGNVALESMGFQTFGFGFGRPDIWEPEEVFWGPEDTWLGDERYSGDRELAGPLGAVQMGLIYVNPEGPNGRPDPVAAARDIRETFGRMAMNDEETAALIVGGHSFGKTHGAGDPDLVGAEPEGAPIEQQGLGWKSSYGSGKGRDAITSGLEVVWTSTPTKWGNGFLQNLYGYEWELTKSPAGAWQWKPKDGAGEGTIPDPFDGPARTPTMLTTDLALREDPIYREITSRWLEHPEELSEAFAKAWYKLLHRDMGPISRYLGPWVPEPQLWQDPVPDVDHALIDEQDIAALKGKVLESGLSVPQLVKTAWASAASFRSTDKRGGANGARIRLEPQKNWEVNEPAELAKVLPVLEQIQREFNDSATGGKKVSLADLIILAGSAAIEKAAKDAGQDITVPFAPGRTDATQENTDVESFAVLEPRADGFRNYVRPGEKAPLERLLLDRAYMLDVTAPELTVLIGGLRALGANYGGSAHGVFTDRPGTLTTDFFVNLLDQNTEWKASESAENVYEGFDRKSGAAKWTATANDLVFGSHSVLRAVAEVYAQQGAEQRFVNDFVAAWVKVANNDRFDLR
- a CDS encoding Fur family transcriptional regulator, yielding MLRGVSLRVTAPRVAVLRAVHGHPHADTDSVIRAVRDQLSTVSHQAVYDSLRTLTAAGLLRCIQPSGSVARYEARVGDNHHHVVCRSCGAIADVDCAVGAAPCLTASDDRGYSIDEAEVIYWGMCPDCAASQRP